One window of Chamaesiphon minutus PCC 6605 genomic DNA carries:
- a CDS encoding GAF domain-containing protein yields the protein MTPEVLAQLRALCRDEAAFDRLQAILADRLQPLERDLTEAQFKLNRQKALFEVITRLRSPLELEVIFQSTAAEVRQLLAADRVGMFRFDPDAHWNDGEFVSEDVDPDFNSAMATKIHDDCFGDRFAIDYQHGRVQAVTDIHSAGLSDCHIKILSQFQVRANLVVPLLQGENLWGLLCIHQCRAPREWDPTEIEFATQIAHHLGVALKHAELLAKLQAEIVDRQQAQHQAQELNQGLQQAIVELRSVNKELETFSYSVSHDLRAPLRSIDGFSQALLEDCVAQLDETGHDYLRRIRAATQRMGQLIDDLLTLSRVIRSDMHREVVNLSQIATQICTDLQLAHPERQVEYVIQPDLVDRGDSRLLSAMLENLLNNAWKFTAKTDRSIIEFGAIGSQSIKEDKATTPSTYFVRDNGVGFDMTYVGKLFSPFQRLHSVSEFPGNGIGLATVQRIVHRHGGRVWAEGTIGQGATFYFTLTTEEMAT from the coding sequence ATGACTCCAGAAGTATTGGCACAATTACGCGCTCTGTGTCGAGATGAAGCAGCTTTCGATCGGCTGCAAGCGATTTTAGCCGATCGCCTCCAACCTTTAGAACGGGATTTAACTGAGGCACAGTTCAAATTAAACCGTCAGAAAGCCCTGTTTGAAGTTATTACGCGCCTGCGGAGTCCTTTGGAACTAGAAGTCATTTTTCAATCTACTGCTGCTGAAGTGCGCCAACTCCTAGCAGCCGATCGCGTGGGCATGTTTCGCTTCGATCCCGATGCCCATTGGAATGATGGTGAATTTGTATCTGAAGATGTCGATCCAGATTTTAATTCAGCCATGGCTACCAAAATCCACGACGATTGTTTTGGCGACAGGTTTGCGATTGATTATCAGCATGGGCGAGTTCAGGCGGTGACGGATATTCATAGCGCGGGCTTGAGCGACTGCCATATCAAGATCCTGTCCCAGTTTCAAGTTCGAGCGAATTTGGTCGTACCCCTATTGCAAGGCGAAAACCTGTGGGGATTGCTGTGTATCCATCAGTGTCGCGCCCCGCGTGAATGGGACCCCACCGAAATCGAGTTTGCCACACAGATTGCCCATCATTTGGGAGTCGCCCTCAAACACGCCGAACTATTAGCCAAACTCCAAGCCGAAATCGTCGATCGACAACAAGCCCAGCACCAAGCTCAAGAACTCAATCAAGGCTTGCAGCAAGCGATCGTCGAACTCAGATCGGTCAATAAAGAACTCGAAACCTTCAGTTATTCAGTTTCTCACGATTTGCGGGCACCTTTACGCAGTATCGATGGCTTCAGTCAGGCATTACTCGAAGATTGTGTCGCGCAATTGGATGAAACAGGGCATGATTATTTGCGCCGGATTCGAGCGGCAACCCAACGGATGGGACAATTAATCGACGATTTGCTAACCCTCTCACGGGTGATTCGGAGCGATATGCACCGAGAAGTTGTCAACTTGAGCCAAATTGCCACTCAGATCTGCACCGATTTACAACTAGCCCATCCCGAACGGCAGGTAGAGTATGTCATCCAACCTGATTTAGTCGATCGCGGGGACAGTCGCTTGCTGTCTGCGATGCTCGAAAATTTATTAAATAATGCCTGGAAATTTACGGCCAAAACCGATCGATCTATAATTGAATTTGGCGCAATTGGGTCGCAATCTATAAAGGAAGATAAAGCAACTACGCCCTCAACCTACTTCGTGCGCGATAATGGTGTAGGGTTCGATATGACATATGTGGGTAAATTATTTTCTCCCTTTCAGCGATTGCACAGTGTCAGTGAATTTCCTGGCAATGGCATCGGCTTAGCAACCGTACAGCGCATCGTGCATCGCCATGGCGGGCGCGTCTGGGCTGAAGGAACTATCGGACAGGGTGCTACGTTTTATTTCACACTTACCACAGAGGAAATGGCGACATGA
- a CDS encoding response regulator, translated as MSERADRKVILLVEDNPDDEALAIRALKRHHIGNEIVVAHDGVEALDYLFGTGVYLGRDTNNKPSVVLLDLKLPRIDGLEVLRRLRDDPRTRFLPVVVLTTSSEEGDVLDSYSLGCNSYIRKPVDFIQFSEAIRQLGMYWLLMNEPPPV; from the coding sequence ATGAGCGAGCGCGCCGATCGGAAGGTAATATTACTCGTCGAGGACAATCCCGACGACGAAGCACTCGCAATTCGCGCGCTCAAACGCCATCACATTGGTAATGAAATAGTCGTCGCTCACGATGGCGTCGAAGCTCTAGACTACCTGTTTGGCACGGGCGTGTATCTGGGGCGAGATACAAATAACAAGCCATCTGTGGTCTTGCTCGACTTAAAACTACCGCGCATCGATGGCTTGGAAGTCTTACGTCGCCTGCGGGACGATCCCCGCACGAGATTTTTACCAGTGGTAGTTTTGACGACCTCCAGCGAAGAAGGAGACGTGCTAGATAGTTATAGTCTTGGTTGCAATAGTTATATTCGCAAACCCGTCGATTTTATCCAGTTCTCCGAAGCAATTAGGCAATTGGGAATGTACTGGTTGTTGATGAACGAACCACCACCAGTTTAG